From one Mucilaginibacter inviolabilis genomic stretch:
- a CDS encoding DUF5977 domain-containing protein, with product MKYILLTLLLFIVCCQSVLFAQSGTPSISEYKSFDKIPSPDAASLGKYGQIPVSLYTGQANIQIPLYTIHEKGINIPIGLIYNATGNKVNQNAGWTGLGWTLPVGAITRKKNGEADDCYGGTLTSDGGDVRIRTGYYLRTLFNQYHQNDRYVPPGFHLPNIDLGITDWATTGNVDNGNYLAWQVDRDPDEFTFNFNGISGRFFLDGTNKWQVKSDENTHFTVESEFSSLTSGGIPFFSKFKITDANGNVYVFGGDETAIEHSWPESLKVDPNSAPSWISLNSADDDHSVANANNYLHEAMSWFLKEIILPNGQKIEFNYEKKGRFVTQNLLYGSVNPSNINPTDEYSKTYGDITYLKNIVTENQNVSFTSSLVNDLSDAFSSTGTPEKTTKYKLDLISIYKPGATIPTKTISLNYIENANERLKLNRITIDNNQIYNLAYNPSLLPSSYISAQTDHWGYFNNGSQVNLFLSQYKSTPPNSLLTTWSNSKTPNGTYAQAEILTSIEYPTKGKSSFYYEGNDYSKVATQYPFGIDNTTGFGGGVRISKIVNEPLNGPVETKEYFYVNDYLNNDLTSSGVLDSYTYYGGNYNSNLNWFNFQNISLTGTGQSVRYSTVTEKHDGGFTVYKYSNYDNGYQDSPAVTQSGTLGFDRNLNQFNSLELERGKLLLQTDYNSLKQSVHTIQNLLNDDPDRFNKAIRAIGVGLTGGAVLPTYLYTNHAAYLHYYYTPYIKKTVETFIYSNNVSTTTEYVYDSSYNLLKQVKLTDSKGNQVSTYFNYPFDVAGANYIKYSSITTTPIAFLKAKHMIGIPVEQISTIKRNDVENITAIKLNTFKGISFQSLDNTTIASVIPNTLYLDKTRPILKSNYNNYAVTDINETEQDIIDAVMEPRITYSKYDAKANLTEIDNVRGNINKVQSNTSQIWGYNFQYVIAQITNASVNDVFHQNFEETEGNSSLNDAHTGHKSKTGGYSTTLTGLDAGSYILSYWTKSGSIWVYQESIVNVTGTSYPIGLNGQIDDVRFYPVAAQMITYTYDPLIGITSMTDAKGMTTTYEYDSFQRLMNVKDKDGNIVKNYSYNYSSSGNGQSTVYKSAATSITLPPVCQAGYTAGPAVTYTVSSGTYTSTISQADADSKAQADLNANGQAYANANGTCTPPAIIYARISVENTKQGGRFVNGDVMVRFYADAACTQPFSAKNMVVNYKQVQTAASDGAVRGTQNFTVTCTGVVATLSSQAITQALDPNFVVSDYYSYYLTAGAYQDANPGGGGPPPPPTIYKSAPTSVALAPVCQSGFTPGPAVTYALSLGAYTSTISQADADSKAQTDLNANGQAYANAHGTCTPPSGTYARISVENIKQGGRFVTGNVVVRFYSDAAGTQPLSVSNIVVNYKRIQTKASTGAVQGTQNFTFTCNGNTVTLASGAPVQDLDPNFAVSSNYDYSLTAGVYQII from the coding sequence ATGAAATATATTTTACTAACCTTATTACTTTTTATAGTTTGCTGTCAAAGCGTGCTGTTTGCACAAAGTGGCACACCTAGCATTTCGGAATACAAGAGTTTTGACAAGATCCCAAGTCCGGACGCGGCCAGTTTAGGCAAATATGGACAAATTCCTGTTAGTTTGTATACAGGGCAGGCCAATATTCAAATTCCGCTATATACGATCCACGAAAAAGGAATAAACATTCCGATTGGACTTATATATAACGCTACAGGAAACAAGGTCAATCAGAATGCAGGGTGGACCGGACTCGGATGGACTTTACCAGTTGGCGCGATTACACGCAAAAAGAATGGAGAAGCAGACGATTGTTACGGAGGGACACTAACTTCGGATGGTGGAGATGTTAGAATTAGGACAGGATACTACTTAAGAACCCTATTTAATCAATATCATCAAAACGATCGTTACGTACCACCGGGTTTTCATTTGCCAAACATTGATTTGGGAATTACCGATTGGGCTACTACAGGTAATGTTGACAATGGTAATTATTTAGCCTGGCAGGTTGATAGAGACCCTGATGAATTTACTTTCAATTTCAATGGCATATCCGGAAGGTTCTTTTTGGATGGCACTAATAAATGGCAAGTCAAATCAGATGAGAATACTCATTTTACTGTAGAAAGCGAATTCTCAAGCCTGACAAGCGGTGGAATCCCTTTTTTCTCAAAATTTAAGATAACTGATGCTAATGGGAATGTATATGTTTTTGGCGGAGACGAAACGGCGATAGAACATTCCTGGCCGGAATCTTTAAAGGTTGATCCGAATTCGGCTCCAAGTTGGATTTCTTTAAATAGCGCAGACGATGACCATAGCGTTGCAAACGCAAATAATTATTTACATGAGGCCATGTCCTGGTTTTTGAAGGAAATCATTCTACCTAATGGACAAAAGATTGAATTCAATTACGAAAAGAAAGGACGCTTTGTCACACAAAATCTTTTGTATGGTAGTGTCAATCCAAGCAATATTAATCCGACAGATGAATATTCGAAAACATATGGTGATATTACCTATTTAAAAAACATAGTTACAGAAAATCAAAATGTCAGTTTCACCTCCTCGTTGGTTAATGATCTATCGGATGCATTTAGCAGCACGGGTACCCCTGAAAAAACAACTAAATATAAACTTGATTTAATAAGTATATACAAACCAGGAGCCACTATCCCTACAAAAACGATCAGTTTAAATTATATAGAAAATGCAAATGAACGATTAAAATTAAACCGGATCACGATTGATAACAATCAGATCTATAATCTGGCATATAATCCATCATTGCTTCCATCAAGCTATATTTCTGCTCAGACGGATCATTGGGGCTATTTTAACAATGGAAGTCAGGTTAATCTTTTTTTAAGTCAATACAAATCAACCCCTCCCAATTCGCTGTTAACTACATGGAGTAACTCAAAAACGCCTAACGGCACATACGCGCAGGCTGAAATACTCACCTCTATTGAATATCCAACAAAAGGGAAGTCCAGCTTTTATTATGAGGGGAATGATTATTCAAAGGTTGCGACACAATATCCTTTCGGAATAGATAATACAACCGGTTTTGGAGGAGGCGTAAGGATAAGCAAAATCGTGAACGAGCCGTTAAATGGCCCTGTTGAAACGAAAGAGTATTTTTATGTGAATGACTATCTCAATAACGATCTGACAAGTAGCGGTGTATTAGACAGCTATACTTATTATGGCGGTAATTACAACAGTAATCTCAACTGGTTTAATTTTCAAAACATCAGTTTGACCGGAACAGGTCAATCTGTACGTTATAGCACGGTAACTGAAAAACATGATGGAGGTTTTACGGTTTATAAGTATTCAAATTATGACAATGGCTATCAAGATAGCCCTGCTGTTACGCAATCTGGAACACTCGGATTTGATAGAAATCTGAATCAGTTTAATAGTTTAGAATTAGAAAGAGGAAAGCTTTTACTGCAAACTGATTACAACAGTTTAAAACAATCTGTCCATACCATACAAAACTTATTGAATGACGACCCTGATCGATTTAACAAAGCCATAAGAGCTATAGGGGTCGGCCTGACCGGAGGAGCGGTACTCCCTACTTATCTTTATACAAACCATGCTGCTTATCTACATTACTATTATACGCCGTATATAAAAAAAACCGTGGAAACGTTTATATACTCAAACAACGTTTCTACTACTACGGAATATGTATATGACAGTTCTTATAACCTTCTTAAGCAAGTTAAACTAACTGATAGCAAGGGGAACCAAGTTAGCACTTATTTCAACTATCCCTTTGACGTAGCGGGAGCAAATTATATAAAATACTCATCTATCACCACTACACCTATTGCTTTCCTTAAGGCGAAGCATATGATAGGCATACCTGTTGAACAAATTTCGACGATAAAAAGAAATGATGTAGAGAACATCACCGCTATCAAACTAAATACCTTTAAAGGGATTAGTTTTCAGTCGCTAGATAACACTACTATAGCCAGCGTCATTCCCAACACCCTGTATTTAGATAAAACAAGACCCATACTAAAGTCAAATTATAACAATTATGCTGTTACAGATATTAACGAAACAGAGCAGGATATAATTGACGCTGTTATGGAACCTCGGATCACCTACAGTAAGTACGATGCTAAAGCAAACTTAACGGAAATTGACAACGTAAGGGGCAATATAAATAAAGTACAGAGTAATACAAGTCAGATTTGGGGCTATAATTTTCAGTATGTCATAGCACAAATTACCAATGCATCTGTGAATGATGTATTTCACCAAAACTTTGAGGAAACAGAAGGCAACAGCAGTTTGAATGATGCGCATACCGGCCATAAAAGCAAAACGGGAGGATACTCAACAACTTTAACTGGATTGGATGCGGGCAGCTATATTTTAAGCTACTGGACGAAAAGCGGCAGCATATGGGTATATCAGGAATCGATTGTAAACGTTACCGGGACATCATATCCAATCGGTCTGAATGGACAAATTGATGACGTGCGCTTTTACCCTGTCGCAGCTCAGATGATTACTTACACATACGACCCATTAATTGGCATAACGAGTATGACTGATGCGAAGGGGATGACAACGACGTATGAGTATGATAGCTTCCAGCGATTGATGAATGTGAAAGACAAGGATGGAAATATTGTGAAAAACTATAGTTATAATTATTCCAGTTCGGGTAATGGACAATCAACAGTTTACAAAAGCGCAGCAACGTCGATTACCTTACCGCCTGTTTGCCAGGCTGGCTACACTGCTGGTCCAGCAGTCACTTATACCGTGAGTTCAGGTACTTATACTTCCACCATATCACAAGCCGATGCCGACAGTAAAGCTCAGGCAGATCTGAATGCCAACGGACAAGCTTATGCCAATGCAAATGGAACGTGTACTCCTCCGGCAATTATTTATGCCAGGATATCGGTAGAAAACACCAAGCAAGGGGGGCGATTTGTAAATGGTGACGTAATGGTTCGTTTTTATGCCGATGCAGCTTGCACGCAACCTTTTAGTGCAAAAAACATGGTAGTAAATTACAAACAAGTACAAACCGCGGCATCTGATGGAGCTGTAAGGGGCACACAAAACTTCACAGTTACCTGCACCGGTGTCGTGGCAACTCTTTCCAGCCAGGCAATAACTCAGGCGCTTGATCCCAACTTTGTGGTTAGTGATTATTACAGCTACTATCTTACCGCAGGAGCCTATCAGGATGCTAATCCAGGTGGAGGTGGACCGCCACCTCCGCCAACGATTTATAAAAGCGCACCAACTTCGGTGGCTTTAGCCCCTGTTTGTCAGTCTGGTTTTACTCCCGGCCCGGCAGTCACCTATGCACTGAGTTTAGGTGCTTATACTTCCACCATATCACAAGCTGATGCCGACAGTAAAGCTCAGACAGATCTGAATGCCAACGGACAAGCTTATGCCAATGCACATGGAACGTGTACTCCTCCTTCAGGCACTTATGCCCGTATATCAGTGGAGAATATTAAACAAGGAGGACGTTTTGTAACAGGAAATGTGGTTGTTCGTTTCTATTCCGATGCAGCAGGCACCCAGCCATTGAGTGTCAGTAATATAGTGGTGAATTATAAGCGGATACAGACGAAGGCTTCCACGGGAGCAGTACAAGGGACACAAAACTTTACATTTACTTGCAATGGGAACACTGTAACCTTGGCGAGCGGCGCACCGGTACAGGATCTTGACCCTAATTTCGCCGTCAGCTCTAATTATGATTATAGCCTCACCGCCGGTGTTTATCAAATTATTTAA
- a CDS encoding serine hydrolase domain-containing protein translates to MLTHHLSFRQITGQLWFGAGKKLLVTLIYFLFFGSALHAQKTSAFPISSPEAQGVSAAGIDSFLNAAAQSKHEFHSFMFLRHGKIIAQGWWNPYQSTLKHSLYSCSKSFTSTAIGFAVSEKRLSVNDKVVSFFAGSLPDTIPPYLASLTIKDLLTMSVGQAVDPTFAIVSKEDNWVKAFLALPIAYKPGSQFLYNSMATFMLSAIVQKVTGQKEVDYLKPRLFDPLGIKGMDWEINKQGINTGGWGLRVKTEDLAKLGQFYLQKGEWQGKQLLPKEWVAEATSFKIDQAPGLAQSKRDSSDWVQGYCYQFWRCRHNAFRADGAFGQYIIVMPDQDAVIAITSETSDMQGELNLIWKYLLPAMHPKALPLNKADDVRLEKHLAALRLPPSTNTGNHINSSFTKTFSIQPNVLHISSITFNMTNNICHVTLKKDSASYMLNFETGKWLPGKTDMQGPGLVTGGREDFSLLVPYKVEGSYGWINSETLQLKLRYIESPHTEIITCHFNGQQLNADMEYSFNYGKNKLVLQGELIK, encoded by the coding sequence ATGCTTACTCATCATTTATCCTTTAGGCAAATTACCGGGCAATTATGGTTCGGGGCAGGCAAAAAACTGTTGGTCACCTTAATATACTTTTTGTTTTTTGGCAGCGCACTTCATGCTCAAAAAACAAGTGCTTTCCCAATCAGCTCGCCTGAAGCCCAAGGCGTTTCGGCAGCCGGAATTGACAGTTTTCTGAATGCGGCAGCACAAAGCAAACATGAGTTTCATAGTTTTATGTTTTTACGGCATGGCAAAATAATAGCCCAGGGTTGGTGGAATCCATATCAGTCAACGTTAAAGCATAGTCTTTACAGTTGCAGCAAAAGCTTTACCTCCACAGCAATAGGCTTTGCTGTTAGTGAAAAGCGTTTGTCGGTAAATGATAAAGTAGTTTCTTTTTTTGCTGGTAGCTTACCTGATACCATACCGCCTTACCTGGCTTCACTTACCATAAAAGATCTTTTAACCATGAGCGTTGGGCAAGCCGTCGACCCTACTTTTGCAATTGTATCCAAAGAAGATAATTGGGTTAAGGCTTTCCTGGCATTGCCTATAGCGTATAAACCCGGTAGTCAATTTTTATATAATTCCATGGCGACATTTATGCTATCAGCCATTGTGCAAAAGGTAACCGGACAAAAGGAGGTTGATTATCTTAAACCCCGTCTCTTTGATCCGCTGGGTATAAAGGGCATGGACTGGGAAATTAACAAGCAGGGTATTAACACAGGTGGCTGGGGGTTACGCGTAAAAACAGAAGATCTGGCTAAATTAGGCCAGTTTTACTTGCAAAAAGGAGAGTGGCAAGGAAAGCAATTATTGCCAAAAGAATGGGTAGCAGAAGCCACTTCCTTTAAAATTGATCAGGCGCCTGGCCTTGCTCAGAGTAAAAGAGACTCAAGCGACTGGGTGCAGGGTTATTGTTACCAATTTTGGCGCTGTCGTCATAATGCATTTCGGGCCGATGGCGCCTTCGGACAATATATCATTGTGATGCCCGATCAGGATGCGGTTATTGCCATTACTTCCGAAACAAGCGATATGCAGGGGGAACTTAACCTGATCTGGAAATATTTGCTGCCGGCTATGCATCCAAAGGCTTTGCCGCTTAACAAGGCTGATGATGTTAGACTCGAAAAGCATTTAGCCGCTTTACGTTTACCGCCAAGTACCAATACTGGTAATCATATAAACAGCTCTTTTACCAAAACCTTTTCCATTCAACCAAATGTTCTGCATATTAGCTCCATAACCTTTAATATGACTAACAACATTTGTCATGTCACTTTGAAAAAGGATTCGGCAAGCTATATGCTTAATTTTGAAACAGGTAAATGGCTGCCAGGCAAAACAGATATGCAAGGCCCGGGCTTAGTTACCGGGGGCCGGGAAGATTTTTCATTATTAGTGCCTTACAAAGTAGAAGGTAGTTATGGGTGGATCAACAGTGAGACATTGCAATTAAAACTACGCTACATAGAAAGTCCGCATACAGAAATTATTACCTGTCATTTCAACGGTCAGCAGTTAAATGCCGATATGGAATATAGTTTTAATTACGGAAAAAATAAGTTAGTGTTGCAAGGAGAATTGATTAAGTAA
- a CDS encoding DUF4242 domain-containing protein, translating to MPKYVIEREIPGAGNLSDEQLKAISQTSCGVLSKMGPQIQWVNSYVTTDKIYCIYIAPNEEMVREHASQGGFPANSISQISRTIDPTNAE from the coding sequence ATGCCAAAGTATGTTATTGAAAGAGAAATTCCCGGGGCAGGAAATCTTTCGGACGAACAATTAAAAGCCATTTCGCAAACTTCTTGTGGGGTATTAAGCAAAATGGGGCCGCAAATACAATGGGTTAACAGCTATGTAACAACAGATAAAATATATTGTATTTATATAGCGCCAAATGAAGAGATGGTGAGAGAACACGCCAGCCAGGGCGGGTTTCCGGCAAATTCAATCAGTCAGATTTCCAGGACCATAGATCCTACAAACGCGGAGTAA
- a CDS encoding DUF4175 family protein: protein MNSAENYEVLIDKINIFIRKYYFNNFLRGLIFLGAGLFTAYVVITLSEYFGNFNVAFRSILFYFFILLNIGLICWLILPPFLSWLKLGHSLSHDEAAEIIGKHFHDVNDKLLNTLQLKKLAAADEKHRALIEASIDQKIEALKPVSFPSAINIRENSKYLKWVLAPAAVIIVLAFAAPSILTESTKRLIRHNEYFAPIAPFRFNVLNKTLSVVQGDDLKLDLKLDGDRLPADVYIETANNTFKLDKDNISKFHYLFSNLQQNTKFRLLGNGFASAPYEIRVNQKPALLHFDVELNYPSYLHKKAEKLLNAGDLVIPEGTSVKWLLHTQHASGLEFYLNGIKHVAKLNGADFFEYNERILKSTIYKLNPVNPLVNHSDSSAYHINVIADEPPTISVQEKSDSVSINALYFNGKIQDDHGFSSLNFHYSVQAANNKGSQKTFIKRIDAAMNQTQSDFFYFWNLKELGIEPGARVSYFFEVADNDGVNGPKRARTAERTLNLPDTKAINEQLNAGTQAVKQKMQSAIKLAGQVEHDSQKLNQLLLNKNTLSFDEKKQVEDLLQKRQDLENLVKEIKDENQKNLYNRKENQQQNEELLAKQKQIEDLFNNVLDQKTKELLQNLQKLLDQEQKDATRDELSKMQMDNKSLKKELDRMLELYKKLEFDQKLNQSVDQLNKLANREQQLSDKTKQQGADQKELQQEQESLKKDFQDIKKGLEDLQKTNEQAEHKQDFKNPEKETQSIDQQMDQSAGELQKNNKEGASKSQNQAAKQMQQLAAKLSQDNDEGESKENAIDAQQLRELLKSLVNSSFDQEKVMQTLKGTNPTDPSYITLSQKQKDIKDNLKTAEDSLYAISRRIPQIQSTVNQEISGINSHIDHALDNLGDRRTAEANRHQQYAMTAMNNLALMLSEALEQLQKQMNKGGKGKGKKQSVSQLAKMQQQLNQNMQKAREQMQQQGNQGKSAQGSRGNMSEQLARMARQQQMIRESLEQINRDENKDGKNGLGNLDKISKEMEQTEHDLVNRKITDEALKRQEQIQSRLLEAEKAEQEREQDQQRESHAGKDIPPGYIKALQGYQQQKNKQTEQIKTVSPALNLYYKQKIKSYFDQLNAK, encoded by the coding sequence ATGAATTCTGCCGAAAATTATGAAGTACTCATTGATAAGATCAACATCTTTATCAGGAAGTACTATTTTAATAACTTTTTGCGGGGACTGATCTTTTTAGGTGCAGGCCTGTTTACCGCCTATGTAGTCATTACGCTGAGCGAGTATTTTGGCAATTTTAACGTCGCCTTTCGCAGCATCCTGTTTTATTTCTTCATACTGCTCAATATCGGCCTGATATGCTGGCTTATTTTACCTCCATTTCTATCATGGCTTAAACTAGGCCATTCATTAAGCCATGACGAAGCAGCCGAAATCATCGGTAAACACTTTCATGATGTTAATGATAAATTGTTAAACACGTTACAGCTTAAAAAATTGGCCGCAGCCGATGAAAAGCACCGCGCTCTCATCGAAGCCAGTATCGATCAAAAGATAGAGGCCCTTAAACCGGTTAGCTTCCCTTCGGCTATTAATATTCGCGAGAACAGTAAATACTTAAAGTGGGTGCTGGCTCCTGCTGCCGTGATCATCGTGCTGGCTTTTGCCGCTCCATCTATATTAACAGAAAGCACAAAACGACTCATCAGGCACAACGAATACTTTGCCCCTATAGCCCCATTTCGTTTCAACGTACTGAACAAAACCTTATCTGTAGTGCAGGGAGATGATCTTAAACTTGATCTTAAACTTGATGGTGACAGGCTACCGGCTGATGTTTATATAGAAACGGCTAACAATACTTTTAAACTCGATAAAGATAATATCAGTAAATTTCATTACCTGTTCAGTAATCTACAGCAAAACACAAAGTTCCGGTTGCTGGGCAACGGTTTTGCCTCAGCTCCTTATGAGATAAGGGTAAATCAAAAACCAGCCTTATTACATTTTGATGTAGAATTAAACTATCCCTCCTATTTGCATAAAAAAGCTGAAAAGTTACTGAATGCCGGCGATCTCGTAATTCCCGAAGGCACCTCAGTAAAATGGTTGCTGCATACGCAACATGCTTCGGGTTTAGAGTTTTATTTAAATGGTATTAAACATGTTGCCAAATTAAATGGAGCTGATTTTTTTGAGTATAACGAGAGGATCTTAAAAAGCACCATTTATAAACTTAATCCTGTCAATCCGCTGGTTAATCACAGCGATTCTTCTGCTTATCATATTAATGTAATAGCTGATGAGCCACCGACTATCTCTGTACAGGAAAAGTCCGATTCGGTAAGCATTAATGCCTTGTATTTCAACGGAAAGATTCAGGATGATCATGGTTTTTCATCGCTCAACTTTCATTATAGCGTACAAGCAGCCAATAATAAGGGTTCTCAAAAAACATTCATCAAACGAATTGATGCTGCGATGAACCAAACACAATCAGATTTCTTTTATTTCTGGAATTTGAAAGAACTGGGTATAGAACCCGGGGCCCGCGTAAGTTACTTTTTTGAAGTTGCTGATAACGATGGTGTAAATGGCCCTAAAAGAGCCCGAACCGCCGAGCGTACCCTTAATTTACCCGATACCAAAGCCATTAACGAACAATTAAATGCCGGGACACAGGCCGTAAAGCAAAAAATGCAATCGGCCATAAAACTGGCTGGTCAGGTGGAGCACGATTCACAAAAACTCAATCAGTTACTGCTCAATAAAAATACACTGTCCTTTGACGAAAAAAAACAGGTAGAAGACTTGCTCCAGAAACGGCAGGATCTGGAAAATTTGGTAAAAGAAATAAAAGACGAAAACCAGAAAAACCTGTATAACCGGAAAGAAAACCAGCAACAGAATGAGGAGCTATTGGCCAAGCAAAAACAAATCGAAGATCTGTTTAACAATGTACTTGATCAAAAGACAAAAGAACTGCTGCAAAACCTGCAAAAGCTTTTAGATCAGGAACAAAAGGATGCTACCCGCGATGAGTTATCAAAAATGCAGATGGATAACAAATCGTTAAAAAAAGAACTTGATCGCATGCTGGAGCTTTATAAAAAACTGGAATTTGATCAAAAATTAAATCAAAGCGTTGATCAGTTAAACAAACTGGCCAATAGGGAGCAACAGCTATCTGACAAAACCAAACAGCAGGGAGCCGATCAAAAAGAATTGCAGCAGGAACAGGAAAGCCTGAAGAAAGATTTCCAGGACATCAAAAAGGGTTTGGAAGATCTGCAGAAAACCAACGAACAGGCCGAGCACAAACAGGATTTTAAAAACCCCGAAAAAGAAACTCAAAGCATTGATCAGCAAATGGATCAAAGTGCCGGCGAATTACAAAAAAACAATAAAGAAGGTGCCTCAAAATCACAAAATCAGGCTGCCAAACAAATGCAGCAACTAGCTGCCAAGTTATCACAGGATAATGACGAGGGCGAGAGTAAAGAAAATGCCATTGATGCCCAGCAACTGCGGGAGTTGTTAAAAAGTTTGGTGAACAGCTCTTTTGACCAGGAAAAGGTGATGCAAACTTTAAAAGGAACAAACCCAACCGATCCTTCTTACATTACGTTATCTCAAAAGCAAAAGGATATTAAGGATAACTTGAAAACAGCCGAAGACAGTCTTTACGCCATCAGCAGGCGTATTCCGCAAATACAATCGACCGTTAACCAGGAAATCAGCGGTATTAATAGTCACATTGACCATGCCCTGGACAATCTGGGCGACCGCCGTACGGCTGAAGCCAACCGTCATCAGCAATACGCTATGACGGCTATGAACAACCTGGCATTAATGCTGAGCGAAGCACTGGAACAACTGCAAAAACAGATGAATAAAGGCGGAAAAGGAAAGGGTAAAAAACAATCCGTATCCCAATTGGCAAAAATGCAGCAGCAGCTTAACCAAAACATGCAAAAAGCGCGCGAGCAGATGCAGCAGCAAGGCAATCAGGGTAAAAGTGCACAAGGAAGCCGGGGTAATATGAGTGAACAATTAGCCCGAATGGCCCGCCAGCAGCAAATGATACGGGAATCGCTTGAACAGATAAACCGGGATGAGAACAAAGACGGGAAAAATGGTTTAGGAAATTTGGATAAAATTTCTAAAGAAATGGAACAAACTGAGCATGATCTCGTAAACAGGAAGATTACAGATGAAGCGTTAAAAAGACAGGAACAAATTCAAAGCCGGTTATTGGAAGCTGAAAAGGCGGAACAGGAACGTGAACAAGATCAGCAAAGAGAAAGCCATGCCGGTAAGGATATACCTCCGGGTTATATAAAAGCACTGCAGGGATACCAGCAACAAAAGAACAAACAAACGGAGCAAATAAAAACTGTGTCTCCGGCACTTAATTTGTATTATAAACAAAAAATAAAATCTTACTTTGATCAACTTAATGCCAAATAA
- a CDS encoding ATP-binding protein, which translates to MEQANVHTSSELFTLQLPSKTESIAQLEQLIEEIADKYHVAEDTFANMMTCLNEAAINAIIHGNKLDETKKVIINAEVEPKRIVWTVTDEGPGFDYTNLADPTSPENLENLTGRGVFIIKHLADQCIFNASGNTIELHFKI; encoded by the coding sequence ATGGAACAGGCAAATGTTCATACCAGCAGCGAATTGTTTACGTTACAGCTACCGTCAAAAACGGAAAGCATAGCGCAACTTGAGCAGCTGATTGAAGAAATTGCTGATAAATATCACGTAGCCGAAGATACTTTCGCTAACATGATGACCTGCCTTAACGAAGCCGCTATAAATGCTATTATCCATGGCAATAAACTCGACGAAACAAAAAAGGTAATTATTAATGCTGAGGTGGAACCCAAGCGTATTGTATGGACTGTTACCGACGAGGGTCCGGGTTTTGATTACACGAACCTCGCCGATCCTACTTCGCCCGAAAATCTGGAAAACTTAACTGGTCGCGGCGTTTTCATCATCAAGCATTTGGCCGATCAATGCATTTTTAATGCATCGGGCAATACTATCGAACTACATTTTAAAATATAA
- the ybeY gene encoding rRNA maturation RNase YbeY gives MPAIQFFEEDISYKLKNKTLVRQWIKDTIAAEGFKLKELTYVFCSDAYLLPMNQQYLDHDTYTDIITFDNSEVEGDIVGDIFISVERVRENAAKFNITETDELHRVIIHGALHLLGYTDKSVVTKKKMTQKEDEYLAKRTF, from the coding sequence ATGCCCGCTATTCAGTTTTTTGAGGAAGACATCAGTTATAAACTAAAAAATAAAACCCTTGTGCGCCAGTGGATCAAAGATACCATCGCCGCCGAGGGTTTTAAATTGAAAGAGCTTACCTACGTTTTTTGCTCAGATGCGTATTTGCTCCCTATGAACCAGCAGTATCTTGATCATGATACCTATACCGACATCATTACCTTTGATAATTCGGAAGTGGAAGGTGATATTGTGGGCGATATTTTCATTTCCGTTGAACGCGTACGCGAAAACGCAGCTAAATTCAATATCACCGAAACCGATGAGCTGCATCGTGTAATTATACATGGCGCCTTACACCTGTTGGGCTACACCGATAAAAGTGTTGTTACAAAGAAGAAAATGACACAAAAAGAAGATGAGTATTTGGCTAAAAGAACTTTTTAA
- a CDS encoding glutathione peroxidase, producing the protein MKLLALIFAFLFITAPSSVYEFKLKSIDGKDFTLAKYKGKKVLIVNTASKCGFTKQYTDLEKLSEQYKGKLVVVGFPANNFGGQEPGTNQDIKTFCKENFSVTFPMSGKVSVLGLDIDPLFQYLTTAPNPDFTGDIKWNFEKFLIDENGKLIHRFRSQTTPLSPEITKYLN; encoded by the coding sequence ATGAAACTACTTGCTTTAATATTCGCTTTCCTTTTTATCACAGCGCCCTCATCTGTATATGAGTTTAAGCTGAAAAGTATTGACGGAAAAGATTTTACATTGGCAAAATACAAAGGCAAAAAAGTGCTTATTGTAAATACGGCCTCCAAATGCGGCTTTACCAAACAATACACCGATCTGGAGAAATTATCTGAACAATACAAAGGTAAATTAGTAGTAGTGGGTTTCCCAGCTAATAACTTTGGCGGACAAGAGCCTGGTACAAATCAGGATATCAAAACTTTTTGCAAAGAAAACTTCTCGGTAACCTTCCCGATGAGCGGAAAAGTTAGCGTGTTAGGGCTTGATATCGATCCATTGTTTCAGTATCTGACCACAGCACCGAACCCTGATTTTACAGGTGATATCAAATGGAACTTTGAAAAATTTCTGATTGATGAAAATGGTAAACTGATTCACCGTTTCAGGTCACAAACAACCCCACTATCCCCAGAAATTACTAAATATTTGAACTAA